In one window of Phyllopteryx taeniolatus isolate TA_2022b chromosome 23, UOR_Ptae_1.2, whole genome shotgun sequence DNA:
- the gpr185b gene encoding G-protein coupled receptor 12 isoform X1: protein MLTASIKRVQKKKEKRRRRKNCCFPAVMILTPAAAAAAAAAMSGLNSSSVDPVDASTSLSPSSSWGLSEELSNSSWEPAVRMTPELQPAAPEVSLWHMALCVTGTLISCENALVIAVLFYTPTLRAPMFVLIGSLAAADLLAGLGLVLNFVFTYLAAGSPEPVSLLSAALLVSAFSASVLNILAITVDRYLSLYNALTYHTERTLTFTYVMVLFIWLSCVTLGLLPALGWNCLRDESACSICKPVTKSNAVALAVAFLLVFALMMQLYLQICKIAFRHAQQIAVQHQFLAISTTKGVSTLSAILCAFGACWLPFAMYSIVADSSYPAVYTYATVLPATCGSVINPVIYAFRNPDIQKSLWMACCGCVPSNLLLRPRASSDV, encoded by the exons ATGCTAACTGCCTCGATAAAGAGGGTgcagaagaaaaaggagaagaggaggaggagaaagaactGCTGCTTTCCTGCTG TCATGATCCTGacgccggcggcggcggcggcggcggcggcagccaTGAGCGGCCTCAACTCCTCCTCCGTGGACCCCGTGGACGCATCCACATCATTGtcgccgtcgtcctcgtggggCCTCTCGGAGGAGCTGTCCAACTCTTCCTGGGAGCCGGCGGTGCGGATGACCCCCGAGCTGCAGCCGGCTGCGCCGGAGGTGAGCCTGTGGCACATGGCGCTGTGTGTGACGGGGACACTCATCTCCTGCGAGAATGCGCTGGTCATCGCGGTGCTTTTCTACACGCCGACGCTGAGGGCGCCCATGTTCGTTCTGATCGGCTCGCTGGCGGCGGCGGACCTGCTGGCGGGTCTGGGCCTCGTCTTGAACTTCGTCTTCACCTACTTGGCGGCCGGCTCGCCGGAGCCCGTGAGCCTCCTGTCGGCGGCACTGCTGGTCTCGGCCTTCTCGGCCTCCGTCCTCAACATCCTGGCCATCACGGTGGACCGCTACCTGTCGCTGTACAACGCACTGACCTACCACACCGAGCGGACGCTGACGTTCACCTACGTGATGGTGCTCTTCATCTGGCTGTCGTGCGTGACACTGGGCCTGCTGCCGGCGCTGGGCTGGAACTGCCTGCGAGACGAGTCAGCGTGCAGCATCTGCAAGCCGGTCACCAAAAGCAACGCGGTGGCGCTCGCTGTCGCCTTTCTGCTGGTCTTCGCCCTCATGATGCAGCTCTACCTGCAGATCTGCAAGATCGCCTTCCGCCACGCGCAGCAGATCGCGGTGCAGCACCAGTTCCTGGCCATCTCCACCACCAAGGGCGTCTCCACGCTATCGGCCATCCTGTGCGCCTTCGGGGCGTGCTGGCTGCCGTTCGCCATGTACTCCATCGTGGCGGACTCCAGCTACCCGGCAGTCTACACCTACGCGACGGTGCTTCCCGCCACCTGCGGCTCCGTCATCAACCCCGTCATTTACGCCTTCCGAAACCCGGACATCCAGAAGTCGCTGTGGATGGCCTGCTGCGGCTGCGTCCCTTCCAACCTCTTGCTCAGACCGCGGGCCTCCAGTGACGTGTAG
- the gpr185b gene encoding G-protein coupled receptor 12 isoform X3, which produces MKVMILTPAAAAAAAAAMSGLNSSSVDPVDASTSLSPSSSWGLSEELSNSSWEPAVRMTPELQPAAPEVSLWHMALCVTGTLISCENALVIAVLFYTPTLRAPMFVLIGSLAAADLLAGLGLVLNFVFTYLAAGSPEPVSLLSAALLVSAFSASVLNILAITVDRYLSLYNALTYHTERTLTFTYVMVLFIWLSCVTLGLLPALGWNCLRDESACSICKPVTKSNAVALAVAFLLVFALMMQLYLQICKIAFRHAQQIAVQHQFLAISTTKGVSTLSAILCAFGACWLPFAMYSIVADSSYPAVYTYATVLPATCGSVINPVIYAFRNPDIQKSLWMACCGCVPSNLLLRPRASSDV; this is translated from the exons ATGAAAG TCATGATCCTGacgccggcggcggcggcggcggcggcggcagccaTGAGCGGCCTCAACTCCTCCTCCGTGGACCCCGTGGACGCATCCACATCATTGtcgccgtcgtcctcgtggggCCTCTCGGAGGAGCTGTCCAACTCTTCCTGGGAGCCGGCGGTGCGGATGACCCCCGAGCTGCAGCCGGCTGCGCCGGAGGTGAGCCTGTGGCACATGGCGCTGTGTGTGACGGGGACACTCATCTCCTGCGAGAATGCGCTGGTCATCGCGGTGCTTTTCTACACGCCGACGCTGAGGGCGCCCATGTTCGTTCTGATCGGCTCGCTGGCGGCGGCGGACCTGCTGGCGGGTCTGGGCCTCGTCTTGAACTTCGTCTTCACCTACTTGGCGGCCGGCTCGCCGGAGCCCGTGAGCCTCCTGTCGGCGGCACTGCTGGTCTCGGCCTTCTCGGCCTCCGTCCTCAACATCCTGGCCATCACGGTGGACCGCTACCTGTCGCTGTACAACGCACTGACCTACCACACCGAGCGGACGCTGACGTTCACCTACGTGATGGTGCTCTTCATCTGGCTGTCGTGCGTGACACTGGGCCTGCTGCCGGCGCTGGGCTGGAACTGCCTGCGAGACGAGTCAGCGTGCAGCATCTGCAAGCCGGTCACCAAAAGCAACGCGGTGGCGCTCGCTGTCGCCTTTCTGCTGGTCTTCGCCCTCATGATGCAGCTCTACCTGCAGATCTGCAAGATCGCCTTCCGCCACGCGCAGCAGATCGCGGTGCAGCACCAGTTCCTGGCCATCTCCACCACCAAGGGCGTCTCCACGCTATCGGCCATCCTGTGCGCCTTCGGGGCGTGCTGGCTGCCGTTCGCCATGTACTCCATCGTGGCGGACTCCAGCTACCCGGCAGTCTACACCTACGCGACGGTGCTTCCCGCCACCTGCGGCTCCGTCATCAACCCCGTCATTTACGCCTTCCGAAACCCGGACATCCAGAAGTCGCTGTGGATGGCCTGCTGCGGCTGCGTCCCTTCCAACCTCTTGCTCAGACCGCGGGCCTCCAGTGACGTGTAG
- the gpr185b gene encoding G-protein coupled receptor 12 isoform X2 produces the protein MRNRSRQTEAFVVMILTPAAAAAAAAAMSGLNSSSVDPVDASTSLSPSSSWGLSEELSNSSWEPAVRMTPELQPAAPEVSLWHMALCVTGTLISCENALVIAVLFYTPTLRAPMFVLIGSLAAADLLAGLGLVLNFVFTYLAAGSPEPVSLLSAALLVSAFSASVLNILAITVDRYLSLYNALTYHTERTLTFTYVMVLFIWLSCVTLGLLPALGWNCLRDESACSICKPVTKSNAVALAVAFLLVFALMMQLYLQICKIAFRHAQQIAVQHQFLAISTTKGVSTLSAILCAFGACWLPFAMYSIVADSSYPAVYTYATVLPATCGSVINPVIYAFRNPDIQKSLWMACCGCVPSNLLLRPRASSDV, from the exons ATGAGGAACAGAAGTCGTCAGACGGAAGCCTTTGTCG TCATGATCCTGacgccggcggcggcggcggcggcggcggcagccaTGAGCGGCCTCAACTCCTCCTCCGTGGACCCCGTGGACGCATCCACATCATTGtcgccgtcgtcctcgtggggCCTCTCGGAGGAGCTGTCCAACTCTTCCTGGGAGCCGGCGGTGCGGATGACCCCCGAGCTGCAGCCGGCTGCGCCGGAGGTGAGCCTGTGGCACATGGCGCTGTGTGTGACGGGGACACTCATCTCCTGCGAGAATGCGCTGGTCATCGCGGTGCTTTTCTACACGCCGACGCTGAGGGCGCCCATGTTCGTTCTGATCGGCTCGCTGGCGGCGGCGGACCTGCTGGCGGGTCTGGGCCTCGTCTTGAACTTCGTCTTCACCTACTTGGCGGCCGGCTCGCCGGAGCCCGTGAGCCTCCTGTCGGCGGCACTGCTGGTCTCGGCCTTCTCGGCCTCCGTCCTCAACATCCTGGCCATCACGGTGGACCGCTACCTGTCGCTGTACAACGCACTGACCTACCACACCGAGCGGACGCTGACGTTCACCTACGTGATGGTGCTCTTCATCTGGCTGTCGTGCGTGACACTGGGCCTGCTGCCGGCGCTGGGCTGGAACTGCCTGCGAGACGAGTCAGCGTGCAGCATCTGCAAGCCGGTCACCAAAAGCAACGCGGTGGCGCTCGCTGTCGCCTTTCTGCTGGTCTTCGCCCTCATGATGCAGCTCTACCTGCAGATCTGCAAGATCGCCTTCCGCCACGCGCAGCAGATCGCGGTGCAGCACCAGTTCCTGGCCATCTCCACCACCAAGGGCGTCTCCACGCTATCGGCCATCCTGTGCGCCTTCGGGGCGTGCTGGCTGCCGTTCGCCATGTACTCCATCGTGGCGGACTCCAGCTACCCGGCAGTCTACACCTACGCGACGGTGCTTCCCGCCACCTGCGGCTCCGTCATCAACCCCGTCATTTACGCCTTCCGAAACCCGGACATCCAGAAGTCGCTGTGGATGGCCTGCTGCGGCTGCGTCCCTTCCAACCTCTTGCTCAGACCGCGGGCCTCCAGTGACGTGTAG